Proteins encoded by one window of Tamandua tetradactyla isolate mTamTet1 chromosome 24, mTamTet1.pri, whole genome shotgun sequence:
- the EPGN gene encoding epigen isoform X1 produces the protein MAFGVPVSVYLLFNAMMAFAEEAAFTVTPPITAQQSNWTVNKTEADFTEEPRALKFSHPCLEDHNSFCINGVCVFHHELEKVICRCFTGYTGERCEHLTLTSYAVDSYEKYIAIGIGVGLLLSGFLAIFYCYIRKRCLKLKSPYNVCSGGRPL, from the exons ATGGCTTTTGGAGTTCCTGTATCTGTTTATCTTTTATTCAATG CAATGATGGCATTTGCTGAAGAGGCAGCATTTACTGTAACACCTCCAATCACAGCCCAACAAAGTAACTGGACAGTTAACAAAACAGAAg CTGACTTTACAGAAGAACCCAGAGCCTTGAAGTTCTCACATCCTTGTCTGGAAGACCACAATAGTTTTTGCATCAATGGTGTTTGTGTGTTCCACCATGAGCTGGAGAAAGTGATCTGCAG gtgttttACTGGTTATACTGGAGAAAGGTGTGAGCACTTGACCTTAACTTCATATGCTGTGGATTCTTATGAAAAATACATTGCAATTGGGATTGGTGTTGGATTACTATTAAGTggttttcttgctattttttaCTGCTACATAAGAAAGAG GTGTCTGAAACTGAAATCACCATACAATGTCTGTTCAGGAGGGAGGCCACTGTGA
- the EPGN gene encoding epigen isoform X2, with the protein MAFGVPVSVYLLFNAMMAFAEEAAFTVTPPITAQQSNWTVNKTEADFTEEPRALKFSHPCLEDHNSFCINGVCVFHHELEKVICRCLKLKSPYNVCSGGRPL; encoded by the exons ATGGCTTTTGGAGTTCCTGTATCTGTTTATCTTTTATTCAATG CAATGATGGCATTTGCTGAAGAGGCAGCATTTACTGTAACACCTCCAATCACAGCCCAACAAAGTAACTGGACAGTTAACAAAACAGAAg CTGACTTTACAGAAGAACCCAGAGCCTTGAAGTTCTCACATCCTTGTCTGGAAGACCACAATAGTTTTTGCATCAATGGTGTTTGTGTGTTCCACCATGAGCTGGAGAAAGTGATCTGCAG GTGTCTGAAACTGAAATCACCATACAATGTCTGTTCAGGAGGGAGGCCACTGTGA